The following coding sequences lie in one Maribacter forsetii DSM 18668 genomic window:
- the hflX gene encoding GTPase HflX has translation MIEKKSIDYEKAVLIGVINKDQNEEKVNEYLDELEFLTYTAGGEVIKRFVQRMDVPNPKTLIGSGKMEEVERYVQTHKVGSVIFDDELTPGQQRNIEKQLRCKIIDRTSLILDIFAQRAQTSYARTQVELAQYEYLLPRLTGLWTHLERQKGGIGMRGPGETEIETDRRIVRDRITLLKKKLKKIDRQMETQRGNRGALVRVALVGYTNVGKSTLMNVISKSDVFAENKLFATLDTTVRKVVIGNLPFLLSDTVGFIRKLPTQLVESFKSTLDEVREADLLLHVVDISHPQFEEHIASVNQILSEIKSSEKKSIMIFNKIDQYEHETIDDDDLVTERTGRHFTINDWKQTWMEKVGDRAIFISALNKENLDEFRKRVYDEVRDIHVTRFPYNNFLYPEHLDEY, from the coding sequence ATGATAGAAAAGAAGAGTATAGATTATGAAAAAGCGGTACTTATTGGTGTTATCAATAAGGATCAAAATGAGGAAAAAGTAAACGAGTATTTAGATGAACTGGAGTTCCTTACTTATACGGCAGGCGGTGAAGTGATCAAGCGCTTTGTTCAACGCATGGATGTTCCCAACCCTAAGACACTGATTGGAAGTGGTAAAATGGAAGAAGTGGAACGTTATGTACAAACCCATAAAGTAGGATCAGTAATTTTTGATGATGAGCTTACCCCTGGTCAACAACGTAACATTGAAAAACAATTACGATGTAAGATTATTGATCGTACCAGTTTAATATTGGACATCTTCGCACAACGTGCACAAACAAGTTATGCCAGAACCCAGGTTGAACTAGCACAATATGAATACTTATTACCGAGACTAACCGGATTATGGACACACCTTGAGCGCCAAAAAGGGGGTATTGGTATGCGTGGACCTGGGGAAACCGAAATAGAGACAGATAGACGTATTGTACGTGACCGCATAACCCTACTTAAAAAGAAACTTAAGAAGATCGATCGCCAAATGGAAACCCAAAGGGGAAACCGTGGTGCTTTGGTCCGTGTTGCTTTAGTTGGGTATACCAATGTTGGTAAATCTACCTTAATGAATGTCATTAGTAAAAGTGATGTATTCGCAGAGAACAAGCTATTTGCTACATTAGATACTACCGTAAGAAAGGTAGTTATAGGAAATTTACCTTTCTTATTAAGTGATACGGTAGGGTTTATTAGAAAACTACCTACACAGCTGGTAGAAAGCTTTAAAAGTACTTTAGATGAAGTAAGAGAGGCAGATTTGTTGTTGCATGTAGTAGATATCTCCCACCCTCAGTTTGAAGAGCATATAGCATCTGTAAATCAGATTTTATCTGAAATTAAAAGCTCAGAAAAGAAAAGCATCATGATCTTCAATAAAATAGATCAATACGAACACGAAACTATTGATGATGATGATTTAGTTACCGAACGTACCGGAAGACATTTTACCATTAATGATTGGAAACAAACATGGATGGAAAAAGTGGGCGATCGTGCTATATTCATATCCGCCTTGAACAAAGAAAATTTAGATGAATTTAGAAAACGTGTTTATGATGAGGTAAGAGACATTCATGTAACTCGTTTTCCTTACAATAATTTTCTTTACCCAGAACACTTAGACGAATATTAG
- a CDS encoding DUF3124 domain-containing protein, protein MKKVILLFAVVVLLASCVQEKEISSIHPENWTKRKATINAKDSLEYGKSYLSIYSQIYSSSEHKTHNLTAMVSLRNTSDVDTIYLTKAEYFDTHGLSLRNYFSHPIYLAPLETAEIIIDEMDVEGGTGSNFIFEWHAPKDCPEPLFEGVMNSTVGQQGLSFTTQSRRIK, encoded by the coding sequence ATGAAAAAAGTCATTTTATTATTCGCTGTAGTTGTCTTGTTAGCCAGTTGTGTACAAGAGAAGGAAATAAGCTCTATACATCCTGAAAACTGGACGAAGAGAAAGGCGACGATCAATGCTAAAGATTCTTTAGAGTATGGTAAATCTTATTTATCTATCTATTCTCAAATTTATAGTAGTTCTGAGCATAAGACCCATAATCTAACAGCAATGGTAAGCTTACGAAATACCAGCGATGTTGATACTATTTACCTAACTAAGGCAGAGTATTTTGATACTCATGGCCTATCATTACGTAATTACTTTAGCCACCCTATTTATTTGGCTCCTTTAGAAACTGCTGAAATCATCATAGATGAGATGGATGTTGAAGGTGGTACCGGCTCTAACTTTATTTTTGAATGGCATGCACCAAAAGATTGTCCAGAGCCATTGTTTGAAGGCGTTATGAATTCTACCGTGGGTCAACAAGGTCTTTCGTTTACAACACAATCCAGAAGAATAAAATAG
- a CDS encoding endonuclease/exonuclease/phosphatase family protein, which produces MRFPFFKKKTKKQRYTVAFYNLENLFDPERNTKILDKDYTPNGVKKWTVERYQRKLDKLAKTIVKVGDEDHPYPPALIGVAEAENNSVFKALLATDAMDNLDYGFVHYDSPDERGIDTGLIYRKRFFKVLHSEPFTLMVDNPGGVRDTTRDILYVKGELNKELVHVFVNHWPSRRDGGVETEYKRIIAAEEIVQKIGVIKQTEVDPNIIVMGDFNDDPSSKSMQILKGEASLFNPFETLHIPNSKGSSIYGNKWNMFDQILVSNSFFNYQKNTHSFDSAAIFDHKSLKEKKGKYKGSPYRTFVSDRYMGGYSDHFPVYAMFTFNS; this is translated from the coding sequence ATGCGATTTCCATTTTTTAAGAAAAAGACTAAAAAACAGCGCTATACGGTTGCGTTCTACAATTTAGAAAATCTATTTGATCCAGAACGTAATACCAAGATTTTGGATAAAGATTATACACCAAATGGAGTAAAAAAATGGACGGTTGAACGATATCAGCGTAAATTGGATAAGTTGGCGAAGACCATAGTTAAAGTAGGTGATGAAGACCATCCTTACCCTCCTGCATTAATTGGTGTTGCAGAAGCTGAAAATAATAGTGTTTTTAAAGCATTGCTAGCTACCGATGCAATGGATAATTTGGATTATGGATTTGTGCACTATGATTCGCCCGATGAACGAGGTATAGATACAGGTCTCATTTACCGAAAACGATTTTTTAAGGTATTGCATTCAGAGCCATTTACTTTAATGGTAGATAATCCAGGCGGAGTCAGAGATACTACAAGAGATATACTATATGTAAAGGGTGAGTTGAATAAAGAATTGGTGCACGTGTTTGTAAATCATTGGCCGTCTAGGCGAGATGGTGGTGTAGAAACGGAATACAAACGGATTATTGCAGCAGAAGAGATTGTTCAGAAAATTGGGGTTATAAAGCAAACTGAAGTAGATCCTAATATTATAGTCATGGGCGATTTTAACGATGATCCCTCTTCAAAAAGTATGCAGATACTCAAAGGGGAAGCTTCGTTGTTTAATCCTTTTGAAACATTGCATATACCTAATAGTAAAGGCTCTTCCATATATGGTAATAAATGGAATATGTTCGACCAAATTTTAGTGTCTAACTCATTTTTTAATTATCAAAAGAATACCCATAGTTTTGACAGTGCTGCCATTTTTGATCACAAATCTCTGAAGGAGAAAAAAGGAAAGTATAAGGGCTCTCCCTACAGAACTTTTGTTTCAGATCGGTACATGGGTGGTTATAGCGATCATTTTCCGGTCTACGCTATGTTTACGTTTAATTCTTAA
- a CDS encoding 3'-5' exonuclease: MPDKIHLENILFLDIETVPEKSSFDQLDETTQELWAHKSQYQRKDNVTAEEFYERAGIWAEFGKIICISVGYFTFQKEVRSFRITTFHGEEHKLLQEFKNLLDEHFNHVKHVLCAHNGKEFDFPYIARRMIIHGISLPQKLDLFGKKPWEVPHIDTMELWKFGDYKHYTSLKLMAHVLGIPSPKEDIDGSMVRVVYYEQNNLDRIVTYCELDVLTTAQVYLRLQNQSLLTDNEVKKVAHE; this comes from the coding sequence ATGCCTGATAAAATACATCTCGAAAATATCTTGTTTTTAGATATAGAAACCGTACCAGAAAAAAGCTCGTTTGACCAGCTAGATGAAACCACACAAGAACTTTGGGCACATAAATCTCAATACCAAAGAAAAGATAATGTAACCGCAGAAGAATTCTACGAGCGTGCCGGCATATGGGCAGAGTTCGGTAAAATCATTTGTATATCCGTTGGTTATTTTACGTTTCAAAAAGAAGTACGCAGTTTTAGAATTACCACGTTTCACGGTGAAGAACATAAATTGCTTCAGGAGTTTAAAAATTTATTGGACGAGCATTTTAACCACGTAAAGCATGTACTTTGTGCACATAATGGTAAGGAGTTCGATTTTCCGTATATAGCTCGCAGAATGATTATTCATGGTATATCACTACCTCAAAAACTAGATCTTTTCGGCAAGAAACCATGGGAAGTTCCGCATATAGATACTATGGAGCTTTGGAAATTTGGAGATTACAAGCATTATACATCTTTAAAGCTAATGGCCCATGTACTGGGCATACCCTCGCCCAAGGAAGATATTGATGGTAGTATGGTTCGTGTGGTCTATTATGAACAAAACAATTTAGACCGTATTGTTACCTATTGCGAATTAGATGTACTCACTACGGCACAAGTGTATTTAAGACTGCAAAATCAATCTCTTTTAACCGATAACGAGGTAAAGAAGGTAGCTCATGAATAG
- a CDS encoding S8 family serine peptidase produces the protein MILFFVCSAANIATAQTSQQRLKIAANNKKTELANFKANLVSEYALERTHLQEVAKLNNWKIKETLANGKKIELQGIGADGSPLYYETYADQAGLVSRASTLNTDGLMGLHLDGDGMNVGVWDAGVALENHIEYTSRVSIGDESSEVDTHATHVTGSIISTGLKKDAKGVANKAKVVSHDWTRDKIEVTEAAADGLLLSNHSYGIKASRVPDWYFGAYTKVAQDWDKIMYNAPYYLMVTAAGNAQKSRDNLEPTYGQSADGFDVLLGFTISKNNITVAGANSKIDGNGNLKNADVCTYSSFGPVDDGRIKPDIAGNGGSILSTDAASNTSYETSSGTSMATPGVTGSLLLLQQYNKELYGEYMKAATLKGLALHTADDVDAVGPDYKMGWGIMNSKTAAELLNNKDFSSHIAEETLENGNSFSFDVTAEGNETLIASISWTDVQSSFINSGELNNTTAALVNDLDIRVTKNGQTFLPWKLNPAQAENDATKGDNKVDPFERVEIPNANGTYTITVTHKGELANDMQDFSLIVSGVSMTSCSINAPEVSLNETEMSNVTLAWNASEDALYEIQYKEVYQEEWTTEYISVNNFNWKGLLTDATYSFRLRTFCSQNIASEYSDVATFTFEGEETKLETLHTLSADSEIPFSVYPNPAVDEIQLNVKTSETAIYRIMSTSGVALKMDKALDSRINVADLPSGLYVLQIQDANVNKSTKFYKY, from the coding sequence TTGATACTGTTTTTTGTTTGTTCAGCAGCAAATATTGCTACTGCCCAAACTTCTCAACAACGTTTAAAAATAGCTGCAAATAACAAAAAGACCGAATTGGCAAATTTCAAAGCTAACTTGGTTTCTGAATATGCGCTTGAAAGAACACATCTTCAAGAAGTAGCGAAATTGAACAATTGGAAAATCAAGGAAACCTTAGCGAACGGTAAAAAAATTGAATTACAGGGTATTGGTGCAGATGGTAGTCCTTTGTACTACGAAACATATGCTGATCAAGCCGGATTGGTTTCTAGAGCAAGTACATTGAATACAGATGGTTTAATGGGACTTCATTTAGATGGTGATGGAATGAATGTTGGGGTTTGGGATGCCGGTGTTGCCCTTGAAAATCATATTGAGTATACCTCTAGAGTTTCCATTGGTGATGAAAGTTCTGAAGTAGATACACATGCAACTCATGTAACGGGTAGTATTATTTCTACGGGACTTAAAAAAGATGCGAAAGGCGTAGCAAATAAGGCGAAAGTGGTTTCTCATGATTGGACTAGAGATAAAATTGAAGTTACCGAAGCTGCTGCTGACGGACTTCTACTTTCTAACCATTCTTACGGTATTAAAGCAAGTCGTGTACCAGACTGGTATTTTGGTGCTTACACGAAAGTAGCCCAAGATTGGGACAAAATCATGTATAATGCCCCTTATTACTTAATGGTTACCGCTGCAGGTAATGCACAAAAAAGTAGAGATAACTTAGAACCAACTTACGGGCAATCTGCAGATGGTTTTGATGTGTTGTTAGGATTTACAATTTCAAAAAATAATATTACCGTTGCTGGTGCAAATTCTAAAATCGACGGAAACGGAAACTTAAAGAATGCTGATGTTTGTACGTATAGTAGTTTTGGTCCTGTGGATGATGGTAGAATAAAACCAGACATTGCAGGTAACGGTGGTTCTATACTTTCTACAGATGCTGCTAGCAATACTAGCTACGAGACTTCTTCCGGTACTTCAATGGCTACGCCAGGTGTAACTGGGTCATTATTGTTATTACAACAGTACAATAAAGAATTATATGGAGAGTATATGAAAGCAGCCACATTAAAAGGTTTGGCTTTACATACTGCCGATGATGTTGATGCCGTTGGTCCAGATTATAAAATGGGATGGGGAATCATGAATTCAAAAACAGCTGCAGAGCTATTGAACAACAAAGATTTTTCTAGCCACATTGCTGAAGAAACATTAGAAAACGGAAACTCATTTTCATTTGATGTAACTGCAGAAGGTAATGAAACATTGATCGCTTCTATTTCTTGGACAGATGTACAATCTAGTTTTATTAATTCTGGAGAGTTGAACAATACTACTGCGGCTTTGGTAAACGATCTTGATATTAGAGTTACTAAAAACGGACAAACATTTTTACCTTGGAAATTGAACCCTGCACAGGCGGAAAACGATGCTACTAAAGGGGATAATAAAGTGGATCCTTTTGAAAGAGTTGAAATACCTAATGCTAACGGTACGTACACTATTACGGTGACACATAAAGGTGAACTTGCAAACGATATGCAAGATTTTTCTTTGATCGTTTCCGGTGTTTCTATGACCTCTTGTTCTATAAACGCTCCAGAAGTTAGTCTTAATGAAACTGAAATGTCTAATGTAACCTTAGCTTGGAACGCTTCAGAAGATGCACTTTATGAAATTCAGTATAAAGAAGTTTACCAAGAAGAATGGACTACAGAATACATTTCTGTAAATAACTTTAACTGGAAAGGTTTATTGACAGATGCTACCTATTCTTTCAGATTAAGAACATTTTGTTCTCAGAACATCGCTTCTGAGTATAGTGATGTAGCTACATTTACTTTTGAAGGAGAAGAGACAAAGTTAGAGACTTTACATACTTTAAGTGCAGATTCTGAGATTCCGTTTAGTGTGTATCCAAATCCTGCGGTAGATGAAATACAATTGAATGTAAAAACATCTGAAACAGCAATCTATAGAATTATGAGCACAAGCGGTGTAGCATTAAAGATGGATAAAGCGTTGGACTCAAGAATCAATGTAGCCGATTTGCCTTCTGGTTTGTATGTATTACAGATTCAAGATGCCAATGTAAACAAAAGCACGAAATTCTATAAGTACTAG
- a CDS encoding DUF3078 domain-containing protein: protein MKKIVLTLALAFVATIGFSQTEEELKGQLGTAKDSIAAIQGRADAIQGKIDALPGWKKGAFGTIGANLSSFNNWYGQGTPDLASGNIGVTVNAFANLKEEKFFWRNSANVNLGWVKFDDKNDDTDDDSFQKGTDVFNITSLYGRNISKTWAVSGLAEYRTTILDNFNDPGYLDLGVGATWNPNADLVVVIHPLNYNFVFSDNDAVFESSLGAKIVADYTKKFGAINFKSNLSMFQSYKSGDLSNLTWINSFGYTLWNGIGLGFEFGLRDNKQEALNFALIDTPTETFDTVDNKLQTYFLVGLNYAF from the coding sequence ATGAAAAAAATTGTATTAACTCTAGCTCTTGCATTTGTTGCAACTATTGGTTTTTCTCAAACAGAAGAGGAGCTTAAAGGACAATTAGGTACAGCGAAAGATTCTATTGCAGCCATTCAAGGAAGAGCCGATGCTATCCAAGGTAAAATAGATGCTTTACCAGGATGGAAAAAAGGTGCTTTTGGTACTATTGGTGCTAACTTAAGTAGCTTTAATAACTGGTACGGTCAAGGTACTCCAGATTTAGCGTCAGGTAACATTGGTGTTACCGTAAATGCTTTTGCTAACTTAAAAGAAGAGAAGTTCTTTTGGAGAAACTCTGCAAACGTTAACCTTGGTTGGGTAAAGTTTGACGATAAGAACGATGATACCGATGATGATAGCTTTCAAAAAGGAACAGATGTATTTAACATCACTTCTCTTTACGGTAGAAATATAAGCAAAACTTGGGCGGTTTCAGGTTTAGCTGAATACAGAACTACTATTTTGGATAATTTCAACGACCCAGGATACCTAGACTTAGGTGTTGGTGCTACTTGGAACCCAAATGCTGATTTAGTGGTTGTAATTCACCCTTTAAACTACAACTTTGTATTTAGTGATAACGATGCAGTTTTTGAATCTTCTTTAGGTGCTAAAATTGTTGCAGATTATACTAAAAAATTCGGAGCGATCAATTTTAAGTCCAACCTGTCTATGTTTCAAAGCTATAAAAGCGGAGATCTTTCTAACTTAACTTGGATCAACTCTTTTGGTTACACTTTATGGAACGGTATTGGTTTAGGTTTTGAATTTGGTTTACGTGACAACAAGCAAGAAGCTTTAAACTTTGCTTTGATCGATACACCTACTGAAACCTTTGATACTGTAGATAACAAGTTACAAACGTACTTCTTAGTTGGTCTTAACTATGCATTCTAA
- a CDS encoding TonB-dependent receptor, translating into MKQIILPLLAILYTSLAFSQNTFKAIIKDTESKETLFGASAVLQGTTNGSSTDENGYLEITNIPNGPQTIVINYLGYEEQKLQLSFPLSETQSINITLTESEGEKLDDVVITSTRSKRTIYNIPTRIEAISGEELEEKGNMKPGDIRMMLNESTGIQTQQTSATSYNSSIRIQGLDGKYTQILRDGFPLYSGFSGGLSLMQIAPLDLQQVEVIKGASSTLFGGGAIAGLVNLVSKKPKEERELSFMLNGTSALGLDASGFYSQQFNKIGTTIFASYNLGTPYDPADIGLTAIPKFTRYTLNPRIFIDLSDKTSVNVGFNSVKEDRVGGDIEYIKGNRDEEDVFFEKNTTDRFSTQLGIEHQLNENSNLAFKNSISLYDRSIEIPDFIFSGVQTSSFSEANYTTRNTTSEWIVGLNLWTDKFTQDQLNNTEAIDYNHITTGAFIQNTWNATEKFVLETGIRGDYQNEYGFFALPRISALLKINPKLSMRLGGGLGYKTPTVFTEDAERIQFRNVLPIDVPNTKAEQSIGSNFDIDYKTPLSDNLFFSINTLFFYTQIKDPLILTPLSNGSYEFQQPDGFIDTKGVETNVKLAYKDLALFVGYTLADVNEHYNDTKSTFPLVSKHRLNNVLMYEVEEKWKIGLEAYYFGPQQLNDGATGEQYWLFGFMAEKLWKNFSIFINFENFGDTRQTRFDTIFTGSISNPEFRDIYAPVDGFVVNGGFKIKL; encoded by the coding sequence ATGAAACAAATCATTTTGCCTCTTTTGGCAATACTATATACTTCTTTGGCTTTTAGTCAAAATACATTCAAGGCCATAATCAAAGACACTGAAAGCAAAGAAACCCTTTTTGGTGCATCAGCCGTTTTACAAGGAACAACAAATGGCTCTAGTACAGACGAAAACGGTTATTTAGAAATTACAAATATTCCCAACGGACCACAGACCATTGTTATCAATTATCTTGGTTATGAAGAGCAGAAACTACAATTAAGTTTTCCTTTATCAGAAACGCAGTCTATCAACATAACATTGACAGAAAGCGAAGGAGAGAAATTAGATGATGTAGTGATTACATCTACACGTTCAAAAAGAACCATTTATAATATTCCTACACGAATAGAAGCCATTTCTGGAGAAGAACTTGAGGAAAAAGGAAATATGAAACCGGGCGACATTAGAATGATGCTTAATGAAAGTACCGGTATACAAACCCAACAAACATCAGCGACTTCTTATAATTCAAGTATAAGAATTCAAGGTTTGGACGGAAAATACACTCAAATACTTAGAGATGGTTTTCCTCTATACTCAGGCTTTTCTGGTGGTTTAAGTTTAATGCAAATAGCACCGTTAGACTTGCAACAAGTAGAAGTAATTAAAGGAGCTTCTTCAACACTTTTTGGTGGAGGTGCAATTGCCGGTCTAGTAAATCTTGTTTCAAAAAAACCAAAAGAAGAAAGAGAATTAAGCTTTATGCTTAATGGCACGTCTGCATTGGGTTTAGACGCAAGTGGTTTTTACTCTCAACAATTCAATAAAATAGGTACAACCATATTCGCTTCTTATAATTTGGGTACACCTTATGACCCAGCTGATATAGGCCTTACGGCTATTCCTAAATTTACACGCTATACTTTAAACCCAAGAATATTTATTGATTTAAGTGATAAAACTTCAGTGAACGTAGGTTTTAACAGCGTAAAAGAAGATAGAGTTGGGGGAGACATTGAATATATTAAAGGCAACCGTGATGAAGAGGATGTTTTTTTTGAAAAAAATACTACTGACAGATTTAGCACGCAATTAGGTATAGAACACCAACTGAACGAAAATTCTAATCTGGCATTTAAAAACAGTATTAGCCTATATGACCGAAGCATTGAAATACCTGATTTTATATTTTCTGGAGTTCAGACATCATCTTTTAGTGAAGCAAACTACACGACCAGAAATACCACATCTGAGTGGATAGTGGGGCTAAATCTTTGGACAGACAAATTCACCCAAGATCAATTGAACAATACAGAAGCCATAGATTATAATCATATTACAACAGGCGCCTTTATACAAAATACTTGGAACGCAACAGAAAAATTTGTGCTAGAGACCGGTATACGAGGTGATTATCAAAATGAATATGGTTTTTTTGCTTTACCAAGAATTTCTGCATTGTTAAAAATTAATCCGAAATTATCAATGCGACTTGGTGGTGGTTTGGGTTACAAAACACCTACCGTTTTTACCGAAGATGCAGAACGCATACAATTTAGAAATGTATTGCCTATAGATGTACCAAATACAAAAGCTGAACAGAGCATAGGTAGTAACTTTGATATTGATTACAAAACTCCGCTATCAGACAATTTATTTTTCAGTATAAACACCCTATTCTTCTATACTCAAATAAAAGACCCGCTAATTCTTACGCCTTTAAGCAATGGATCCTATGAATTTCAACAACCCGATGGTTTCATTGATACAAAGGGTGTAGAGACCAACGTAAAACTAGCTTATAAAGATCTGGCTCTCTTTGTAGGGTATACATTAGCAGACGTAAACGAGCATTACAATGACACCAAGAGTACATTCCCTTTAGTTTCAAAACACCGCTTAAACAACGTATTGATGTATGAGGTAGAAGAAAAATGGAAAATAGGGCTCGAAGCCTATTACTTTGGTCCACAACAATTAAATGATGGTGCCACTGGTGAACAATATTGGCTTTTTGGGTTTATGGCAGAAAAACTGTGGAAAAACTTCTCAATTTTCATCAATTTCGAAAACTTTGGAGATACAAGACAAACCAGGTTTGATACCATTTTTACGGGTTCCATCTCTAATCCTGAATTTAGAGATATTTATGCCCCAGTTGATGGGTTTGTGGTAAACGGAGGGTTTAAAATCAAATTATAG
- a CDS encoding DUF6660 family protein — MKILCSILSLYVFLLSTVPCCWDDNCNDEEKTELTENHSKDQQDDGCNTCSPFFSCGTCSGFVFINYSINFKKVHITKTKLVSVYKSKFASNFFAKIWQPPKLI, encoded by the coding sequence ATGAAAATACTCTGTTCTATATTATCATTATATGTTTTTTTACTCTCTACAGTACCTTGCTGTTGGGATGATAACTGTAATGATGAAGAAAAAACAGAATTAACAGAAAATCATTCAAAAGACCAACAAGATGATGGTTGCAATACCTGCTCGCCATTTTTTTCTTGTGGTACTTGCTCGGGTTTTGTTTTTATAAATTACTCGATCAACTTTAAGAAAGTTCATATTACCAAAACAAAATTGGTATCGGTTTACAAGTCCAAATTCGCAAGTAACTTTTTTGCGAAAATTTGGCAACCTCCTAAGTTAATTTAA